In a single window of the Streptacidiphilus sp. P02-A3a genome:
- a CDS encoding Lrp/AsnC family transcriptional regulator gives MITAIVLIKASVNRIPEIAETIAALNGVSEVYSVTGTYDLVALVRVKEHEELADVIPGQVNKVPGVEATETHIAFRTYSRHDLDAAFAIGLD, from the coding sequence GTGATCACCGCGATCGTGCTCATCAAGGCCAGTGTCAACCGGATCCCCGAGATCGCCGAGACGATCGCCGCGCTGAACGGCGTCAGCGAGGTGTACTCGGTCACCGGCACCTACGACCTGGTGGCGCTGGTCCGGGTGAAGGAGCACGAGGAGCTGGCCGACGTCATCCCCGGCCAGGTCAACAAGGTGCCCGGGGTGGAGGCGACGGAGACCCACATCGCCTTCCGCACGTACTCCCGGCACGACCTGGACGCGGCCTTCGCCATCGGCCTGGACTAG
- a CDS encoding aminotransferase class V-fold PLP-dependent enzyme, producing MSSYPNTADAAAQTLDDAPCQPLAVLGREVEVPLVSGEKVVYAALDYAASAPALQRVWDDVAAYAPYYGSVHRGAGYLSQLSTDLFEQSRATVADFLDLREDDQVVFTRATTDSLNLLAGAVPADTRVYAFETEHHASLLPWRGRGLDVHYLRAPRSPEQAVAALEAALAESGQGPKLVCVTGASNVTGEIWPVRELAETAHRHGARIVLDAAQLAPHHPVSVRELDVDWVAFSGHKLYAPFGAGVLAGRGDWLDAAEPYLAGGGASRTVAREADGSVAVEWHRGPARHEAGSPNVIGAYAIASACRALREAGFDSLVARERQLIARLRAGLAAIPEVRVLTLFGEDHPRVGVLSFVVRGWNSSHFSAALSAEYGIGVRDGLFCAHPLVRTLLGGEQSEPSECGAPEASLPGERSLNAIRVSFGAGTPDEHVDRFVAAVRELVTQGAQWAYRTEGGRCVPDTRR from the coding sequence ATGTCCTCGTACCCGAACACCGCCGACGCCGCCGCGCAGACCCTCGACGACGCCCCCTGCCAGCCGTTGGCCGTGCTCGGGCGCGAGGTCGAGGTCCCGCTGGTCAGCGGCGAGAAGGTGGTCTACGCCGCGCTCGACTACGCCGCCAGCGCCCCCGCGTTGCAGCGGGTCTGGGACGACGTCGCCGCCTACGCCCCCTACTACGGCAGCGTGCACCGGGGCGCCGGCTACCTCTCGCAGCTGTCCACCGACCTGTTCGAGCAGAGCCGGGCCACCGTCGCCGACTTCCTCGACCTGCGCGAGGACGACCAGGTGGTGTTCACCCGGGCCACCACCGACTCGCTGAACCTGCTGGCCGGAGCGGTGCCCGCGGACACCCGGGTGTACGCCTTCGAGACCGAGCACCACGCCTCGCTGCTGCCCTGGCGCGGACGCGGCCTGGACGTCCACTACCTGCGCGCGCCGCGCTCCCCGGAGCAGGCGGTGGCCGCGCTGGAGGCCGCGCTGGCCGAGAGCGGGCAGGGCCCCAAGCTGGTCTGCGTCACCGGCGCCTCCAACGTCACCGGGGAGATCTGGCCGGTCCGGGAGCTGGCCGAGACCGCGCACCGGCACGGCGCGCGGATCGTGCTGGACGCCGCCCAGCTCGCGCCGCACCACCCGGTCTCGGTGCGGGAGCTGGACGTCGACTGGGTCGCCTTCTCCGGCCACAAGCTCTACGCCCCCTTCGGCGCGGGCGTGCTCGCCGGGCGCGGCGACTGGCTGGACGCCGCCGAGCCCTACCTGGCGGGCGGCGGCGCCAGCCGCACCGTGGCCAGGGAGGCGGACGGCTCGGTCGCCGTCGAGTGGCACCGGGGCCCGGCCCGGCACGAGGCCGGATCGCCGAACGTGATCGGCGCCTACGCCATCGCCTCGGCCTGCCGGGCGCTGCGGGAGGCGGGCTTCGACTCGCTGGTGGCCCGCGAGCGGCAGCTGATCGCCCGGCTGCGGGCCGGCCTGGCCGCGATCCCCGAGGTCCGGGTGCTGACCCTGTTCGGCGAGGACCACCCGCGGGTGGGCGTGCTCTCCTTCGTGGTGCGCGGCTGGAACAGCTCGCACTTCTCCGCCGCGCTCTCCGCCGAGTACGGCATCGGTGTCCGCGACGGCCTGTTCTGCGCGCACCCGCTGGTGCGGACGCTGCTCGGCGGCGAGCAGAGCGAGCCCTCCGAGTGCGGCGCGCCCGAGGCCTCGCTGCCGGGGGAGCGCAGCCTGAACGCGATCCGGGTGAGCTTCGGCGCGGGCACCCCGGACGAGCACGTGGACCGCTTCGTCGCGGCCGTGCGCGAGCTGGTCACCCAGGGCGCGCAGTGGGCCTACCGCACCGAGGGCGGCCGCTGCGTGCCGGACACCCGGCGCTGA
- the trpD gene encoding anthranilate phosphoribosyltransferase, translating to MVNAHPADGGVDRVRARSWPDVLGPLIAGSDLSSADTAWAMDRMMSGEATAAQMAGFAVAMRAKGETVAEMVGLVDAMYAHATVIEVPGRAVDIVGTGGDRAKTVNISTMSAIVAAGAGARVVKHGNRAASSASGATDVLEQLGINLKLTPQRVAEVAAEVGISYCPAPVFHPAMRHVGSARAELGVPTFFNLLGPLTNPARVGANAVGCFDTRMAGLLAGVLAERGSSALVFRGDDGLDELTVTGTSTVWQVRDGAVERVTFDPHDVGIDYVGIEALRGGDADHNAGVARRVLAGEHGPVRDAVLLNSASALVALDQTDAPLVEQLRAAMKQTAESIDSGAAERVLARWSAATQAG from the coding sequence ATGGTGAACGCGCATCCTGCGGACGGCGGAGTCGACCGTGTGCGGGCCCGTTCCTGGCCGGACGTCCTCGGGCCGCTGATCGCCGGTTCCGACCTCAGCTCGGCGGACACCGCCTGGGCGATGGACCGGATGATGAGCGGCGAGGCCACCGCGGCGCAGATGGCCGGGTTCGCCGTGGCGATGCGGGCCAAGGGCGAGACCGTGGCGGAGATGGTCGGCCTGGTCGACGCCATGTACGCGCACGCCACGGTGATCGAGGTGCCGGGGCGCGCGGTCGACATCGTCGGCACCGGCGGCGACCGGGCGAAGACCGTGAACATCTCCACCATGTCGGCGATCGTCGCGGCCGGTGCGGGCGCCCGGGTGGTCAAGCACGGCAACCGGGCCGCCTCCTCCGCGAGCGGGGCCACCGACGTGCTGGAGCAGCTGGGGATCAACCTGAAGCTGACACCGCAGCGGGTCGCCGAGGTCGCCGCCGAGGTGGGCATCAGCTACTGCCCGGCGCCGGTGTTCCACCCGGCGATGCGGCACGTCGGCTCGGCCCGGGCGGAGCTGGGCGTGCCCACCTTCTTCAACCTGCTGGGCCCGCTCACCAACCCGGCCCGGGTCGGCGCCAACGCGGTCGGCTGCTTCGACACCCGGATGGCCGGACTGCTGGCCGGGGTGCTCGCCGAGCGGGGTTCCTCCGCACTGGTGTTCCGGGGGGATGACGGCCTCGACGAGTTGACGGTGACCGGTACCTCCACGGTCTGGCAGGTGCGGGACGGCGCGGTCGAGCGGGTCACCTTCGACCCGCACGACGTCGGCATCGACTACGTCGGGATCGAGGCGCTGCGCGGCGGCGACGCCGACCACAACGCGGGGGTGGCCCGCCGGGTGCTGGCGGGCGAGCACGGGCCGGTCCGGGACGCGGTGCTGCTCAACTCCGCCTCGGCGCTGGTCGCGCTGGACCAGACCGACGCGCCGCTGGTCGAGCAGCTGCGGGCGGCGATGAAGCAGACCGCCGAGTCGATCGACTCGGGCGCGGCGGAGCGGGTGCTGGCGCGCTGGTCGGCGGCCACCCAGGCGGGTTGA
- a CDS encoding rhomboid family intramembrane serine protease, whose protein sequence is MVTPVRAASPLRFLPVLTCLPVVTYLLIGLNTVVFLVGPASGLDPLYAGGAHHAAVEQAYFLRWGVVPRELLDNRAGPGEFPGVPALSVLSAMFVHASWVHLLGNMVFLYVFGAMVEQRLGRLPYLLFYVAVGYLATYGYALTEWRGAGGGQALVGASGAIAGVLGAYLRLYPRARVTSVVPMLLFLPLRFPAWIVLGLWFVIQAVSVRDSSAAAPDVAYAAHLIGFTGGFLFAWLLYCRGRGPGYAGPSVRPPSQETTQ, encoded by the coding sequence ATGGTGACCCCGGTACGTGCCGCGAGCCCGCTCCGCTTCCTGCCGGTGCTGACCTGCCTGCCGGTGGTGACCTACCTGCTGATCGGACTGAACACGGTGGTGTTCCTGGTCGGCCCCGCCTCCGGGCTCGACCCGCTGTACGCGGGCGGCGCGCACCACGCGGCGGTGGAGCAGGCGTACTTCCTGCGCTGGGGCGTCGTCCCCCGGGAGCTGCTGGACAACCGGGCCGGGCCGGGCGAGTTCCCCGGGGTCCCGGCGCTGTCGGTGCTCAGCGCCATGTTCGTGCACGCGAGCTGGGTGCACCTGCTGGGCAACATGGTGTTCCTGTACGTCTTCGGCGCGATGGTCGAGCAGCGCCTGGGACGGCTGCCCTACCTCCTCTTCTATGTGGCCGTCGGCTACCTGGCGACGTACGGCTACGCGCTGACCGAGTGGCGCGGCGCGGGCGGCGGGCAGGCGCTGGTGGGGGCGTCCGGGGCGATCGCCGGGGTGCTCGGGGCGTACCTGCGGCTGTACCCCCGGGCCCGGGTGACCAGCGTGGTCCCGATGCTGCTGTTCCTGCCGCTGCGCTTCCCGGCCTGGATCGTGCTCGGCCTGTGGTTCGTGATCCAGGCGGTGTCGGTCCGGGACAGCTCCGCCGCCGCACCCGACGTGGCCTACGCGGCCCACCTGATCGGCTTCACCGGCGGCTTCCTCTTCGCCTGGCTGCTCTACTGCCGGGGACGCGGGCCCGGCTACGCTGGCCCGAGCGTCCGACCACCCTCCCAGGAGACAACCCAGTGA